The following coding sequences lie in one Apium graveolens cultivar Ventura chromosome 1, ASM990537v1, whole genome shotgun sequence genomic window:
- the LOC141660496 gene encoding endoribonuclease Dicer homolog 2-like isoform X3: MPLVHTEQVSVDHLPFARSYQLDALDMAKNKNTIVFLETGSGKTLIAIMLLQSYAYCLRKPSSSLAVFLVPSVVLVSQQAEVVEKHTNLKVGKYWGEMGVDFWNAADWKKEQDEFEVLVMTPQILLNALRHSFIKLETIRVLIFDECHHARGKHPYACIMKEFYHPQVESNNLQLPKILGMTASPINTKGSSDKTGYWKNIHELEILMNSKIFTTASESVVAEHLAMSTPELKHYKHVDIPYLLVEKIASELNTLEKKFECDIEKANLEEPQKENMRQRLSKLCSTFFYCLKELGLWLAIKAADSSSSQGSEMYIWDKLHKCGVRILTNFSSDAFKVLSSYMPSDPDWSICDDMRANVVNGYLSTKVICLIESLLERRGLKDLRCIVFVDRVVTAIVLCRLLNVLLPSLSGWKTEYMAGSKTSLQLQTRKAQNKIVEEFRKGKVNIIVATSVLEEGLDVQTCNLVIRFDPSATVCSFIQSRGRARMQNSVFLLLVKSGDNSSCARVENYLSSGEVMREETLRHAAVPCRPLDPEIYNEVFYQVESTGAFVTLSSSVSLIYFYCSRLPSDGYFKPSPRCVINKELQKCTLDFPRSCPLPSVTVHGSVKTLKQLACLEACKMLHKMGALTDNLVPDMVEEEEDAKGMGHVDYVDEHDIYVPSELVGQGLNHSAKIYYFYLLETNRSFSYDIPMDHLMLAASSELNFGEDGMAFELEVDRGTVTVHVKYSQSMSLTSEKVLMCQQFQVELFRVMDKNNFNKLKETLDVFHPLNDRTVYDYILLPTTGSQQSPTIDWKCVRSILYKNENIFHDCPLPKDQYNIVQTVNGMVYRCVLENSLVCTPHNGYIYCISGTIDGTNGSSVLNLRDGESITYKKYYEKRHGINLQFEQEHFLKGRHIFPVQNHLHKYNKRKEQERSNAFVALPPELCSIVMSPISVGTCYAFSFASAIMHRIESMLIASSLKKTLADYIDTTKIPTIKVLEALTTKKCREQFNLESLEALGDSFLKYAACQQVFKMHQDKHEGVLSIKKNKIISNSNLCKLGCSRKLPGLIRNEPFDPMMWIIPGDQMEAFHEVQLSTATKVFTKGMRKIKSKVIADVVEALIGAFLSCEGEVAALSFINWLGIEVDFLNRPYKRSFSAHPENHVNISFIESILNYSFEDASLLVEALTHGSYVVPEIPQCYQRLEFLGDAVLDYLITLHLYSRYPGMSPGLLTDLRSASVNNDCYSLCAVKAGLQKCILQASQELCRQISSSVRNLDPLLMGSTFGWESENSLPKVFGDVIESLAGAILVDSGYKKDIVFKSILPLLEPLVSPETLKLQPVRELYQLCQKENYVLKKPVVSCENGVAAVTVEVEASGVIHKESCTAHNKAEAKKLASKAVLKSLKESMSTEPHPTPFLSSPKGQKRKEEGKSHGNFVPSVL; this comes from the exons ATGCCTCTGGTTCACACAGAACAGGTGTCGGTTGACCATCTTCCTTTTGCTAGGAG TTACCAACTGGATGCATTAGATATGGCAAAGAATAAAAATACCATTGTATTCCTGGAAACTGGTTCTGGGAAAACTCTGATTGCTATTATGCTTCTGCAAAGCTACGCCTACTGTTTGAGGAAACCGTCAAGTTCTCTTGCTGTTTTTCTGGTCCCCTCTGTTGTTTTGGTATCTCAA CAAGCCGAGGTTGTCGAAAAGCATACGAACTTGAAGGTGGGAAAGTACTGGGGGGAAATGGGCGTTGATTTTTGGAATGCTGCTGATTGGAAGAAGGAACAGGATGAATTTGAG GTGCTTGTGATGACACCACAAATATTGCTTAATGCCTTGAGGCACAGTTTTATAAAGCTTGAGACAATAAGGGTACTAATATTTGATGAATGCCATCATGCTAGAGGGAAACACCCCTATGCATGCATTATGAAG GAATTTTATCACCCTCAAGTGGAATCTAATAACTTGCAGCTTCCTAAGATATTAGGGATGACCGCTTCCCCTATCAACACTAAAG GTTCAAGTGATAAAACAGGTTACTGGAAGAATATCCATGAACTTGAGATTCTAATGAATTCAAAG ATATTCACTACTGCAAGCGAGTCTGTGGTAGCAGAGCATCTTGCAATGTCAACTCCGGAGCTCAAGCATTATAAACATGTGGATATTCCCTATTTGTTGGTTGAGAAAATAGCCAGTGAGCTAAACACCTTGGAAAAAAAG TTTGAATGTGACATTGAGAAAGCAAACCTTGAGGAGCCTCAAAAGGAAAATATGAGGCAAAGGTTATCAAAATTGTGTTCAACCTTTTTCTATTGTCTGAAGGAACTTGGACTTTGGTTGGCTATAAAG GCAGCAGATTCTTCATCATCTCAAGGAAGCGAGATGTATATATGGGATAAACTCCATAAGTGTGGTGTGAGGATTCTAACAAATTTCAGCTCAGATGCATTTAAAGTACTCTCTAGTTATATGCCTTCTG ATCCGGACTGGTCTATATGTGATGACATGAGAGCTAATGTGGTGAATGGTTATCTCTCGACCAAAGTTATCTGTCTCATTGAATCTCTTCTTGAACGCAG GGGCTTAAAAGATCTAAGATGTATAGTTTTTGTAGATAGGGTTGTAACGGCAATTGTACTTTGTCGCCTATTAAACGTTTTGCTTCCTAGCCTGAGTGGATGGAAAACAGAATATATGGCAGGCAGCAAAACTAGTCTTCAGTTACAGACTAGGAAGGCCCAAAACAAAATTGTTGAAGAATTTCGCAAGGGCAAG GTGAACATCATTGTTGCAACATCAGTTCTTGAAGAAGGATTGGATGTTCAAACCTGCAATCTGGTTATACGATTTGACCCATCAGCTACAGTATGCAGTTTTATTCAGTCTCGGGGTCGGGCTAGGATGCAGAACTCAGTGTTTTTGCTATTGGTAAAAAG TGGCGATAATTCTTCGTGTGCTAGAGTAGAGAACTACCTTTCTAGTGGAGAAGTTATGAGAGAGGAAACTTTGCGCCATGCTGCAGTGCCTTGTCGACCACTTGATCCTGAAATTTATAATGAAGTGTTCTACCAGGTTGAGTCTACAGGAGCTTTTGTAACACTGAGTTCTAGTGTGTCCCTGATTTACTTCTATTGCTCTCGCCTACCTTCCGACGG ATACTTCAAACCCTCTCCGAGATGTGTTATCAACAAGGAGTTGCAGAAATGCACCTTAGATTTCCCCAGAAGTTGCCCATTACCTAGTGTTACTGTTCATGGAAGTGTCAAAACACTGAAACAACTTGCTTGCCTGGAAGCATGCAAAATGTTGCATAAAATGGGAGCGCTGACTGATAATCTTGTACCAGATAtggtggaagaagaagaagatgctaaAGGAATGG GTCATGTAGACTATGTCGATGAACATGACATCTAtgttccatcagaacttgttggtCAAGGTCTGAACCATAGTGCAAAGATATACTACTTCTATTTGTTAGAGACAAATAGAAGTTTTAGCTATGATATTCCGATGGATCATCTAATGCTTGCTGCTAGTAGTGAGCTTAATTTTGGTGAAGACGGCATGGCATTTGAATTGGAAGTTGATAGGGGCACTGTAACAGTACACGTCAAATATTCTCAATCAATGAGTCTCACCTCTGAAAAG GTTCTTATGTGCCAGCAGTTTCAAGTAGAACTTTTCAGAGTTATGGATAAGAACAATTTTAACAAGTTAAAGGAGACCCTTGATGTTTTTCACCCATTGAACGACCGTACTGTTTATGATTATATCTTACTCCCAACTACTGGCTCACAGCAGTCACCGACTATTGACTGGAAATGTGTTAGGTCTATCCTGTATAAGAACGAAAATATCTTCCATGATTGCCCTTTGCCTAAAGACCAGTATAATATTGTGCAAACAGTGAACGGTATGGTCTACAGATGTGTTCTAGAAAATTCTTTGGTCTGCACACCTCACAATGGTTATATATACTGCATATCGGGCACAATAGACGGCACAAATGGAAGTTCAGTATTGAACTTAAGAGACGGAGAATCTATAACTTACAAAAAGTACTATGAAAAAAG GCATGGCATTAACTTGCAATTTGAACAGGAGCATTTTCTGAAGGGAAGACATATTTTTCCGGTTCAAAATCACCTTCATAAATATAATAAGAGGAAGGAACAAG AACGAAGCAATGCATTTGTGGCATTGCCTCCTGAACTTTGTTCCATCGTCATGTCACCTATATCTGTTGGCACCTGCTATGCGTTCTCGTTTGCCTCAGCAATCATGCATCGGATAGAATCTATGCTCATTGCTAGCAGCTTGAAAAAAACGCTCGCAGATTATATTGATACAACTAAGATTCCAACCATCAAG GTGTTGGAAGCTCTTACTACTAAGAAATGTCGAGAACAATTTAATTTGGAGTCACTGGAGGCTCTTGGAGATTCCTTTCTAAAATACGCTGCTTGTCAGCAGGTGTTCAAAATGCATCAAGATAAACATGAAGGCGTTCTTagtattaaaaaaaataaaattatatctAATTCTAACCTATGCAAGCTTGGGTGCAGCCGTAAACTCCCG GGTTTGATACGTAATGAACCCTTTGATCCCATGATGTGGATCATTCCTGGTGATCAAATGGAGGCTTTTCATGAAGTTCAACTATCTACTGCTACAAAAGTATTCACTAAAGGAATGCGAAAAATAAAAAGTAAAGTTATAGCTGATGTTGTCGAGGCATTAATTGGGGCCTTCCTCAGCTGTGAAGGTGAAGTCGCAGCACTATCATTTATAAATTGGCTTGGAATTGAGGTCGATTTTCTGAATAGACCATATAAGAGGAGCTTTTCAGCACATCCTGAGAATCATGTCAATATCAGCTTTATTGAGTCCATTCTTAACTACTCATTTGAAGATGCTTCACTACTTGTTGAAGCACTAACACATGGTTCTTATGTGGTACCTGAAATTCCCCAGTGTTATCAG CGTCTTGAGTTTCTTGGAGATGCTGTACTGGACTATTTAATAACCTTGCATCTGTACAGTAGATATCCTGGAATGTCACCTGGATTGCTAACTGATCTGAGGTCAGCTTCTGTAAATAATGACTGTTATTCTTTATGCGCGGTTAAGGCCGGACTGCAGAAGTGCATTCTTCAAGCCTCGCAAGAACTATGCAGGCAAATTTCTTCCTCTGTTCGGAATTTAGATCCTTTATTAATGGGATCTACGTTTGGATGGGAATCAGAGAACTCTCTTCCTAAG GTTTTTGGAGATGTGATAGAATCTCTAGCAGGAGCAATTTTAGTTGATTCCGGATACAAAAAGGATATTGTATTCAAGAGCATACTACCGCTTTTGGAACCCTTGGTTTCTCCTGAGACACTCAAACTCCAACCGGTGAGAGAATTGTATCAGTTGTGCCAGAAAGAGAACTATGTTTTGAAAAAGCCTGTTGTGTCATGTGAGAATGGCGTGGCAGCTGTTACAGTCGAGGTTGAAGCTAGTGGCGTCATACACAAGGAGTCATGCACTGCTCATAATAAAGCAGAAGCGAAAAAACTTGCTTCAAAAGCTGTTTTGAAGTCGTTGAAAGAGAGCATGTCCACCGAACCTCACCCTACCCCTTTCCTCTCGTCTCCCAAGGGTCAAAAGAGAAAGGAAGAAGGAAAAAGCCATGGTAACTTTGTACCTTCAGTACTCTGA